Proteins encoded together in one Camelus dromedarius isolate mCamDro1 chromosome 11, mCamDro1.pat, whole genome shotgun sequence window:
- the TNS2 gene encoding tensin-2 isoform X4 codes for MERRWDLDLTYVTERILAAAFPARPDEQRHRGHLRELAHVLQSKHLDKYLLFNLSEKRHDLTRLNPKVQDFGWPELHAPPLDKLCSICKAMETWLSADPQHVVVLYCKGSKGKLGVIVSAYMHYSKISAGADQALATLTMRKFCEDKVAAELQPSQRRYISYFSGLLSGSIRMNSSPLFLHYVLVPMLPAFEPGTGFQPFLKIYQSMQLVYTSGIYHVAGPGPQQLCISLEPALLLKGDVMVTCYHKASRGTDRTLVFRVQFHTCTIHGPRLAFPKDQLDEAWTDERFPFQASVEFVFSSSPEKIKGSTPRNDPSVSVDYNTAEPAVRWDSYENFNQHHEDSVDDSPTHTLGPLDGSPYAQVQRAPRQALPAPSPEPPPPPLLSVSSDSGHSSTLTTEPATESPGRPPPTAAERQELDRLLGGCGVASGGRGAGRETAILDDEEQPPAGGGPHLGMYAGHRPGLSRHCSCRQGYREPCGVPNGGYYRPEGTLERRRLAYAGYEGPPQGYAEASVEKRRLCRSLSEGPYPYPPELGKPANGDFGYRSPGYREVVILEDPGLPALCSCPACEEKLAVPTAALYGLRLEREAGEGWATEAGKPLLHPVRPGHPLPLLVPACGHHHAPMPDYSCLKPPKAGEEGHEGCSYTMCPEGRYGHPGYPALVTYSYGGAVPSYCPAYGRVPHSCGSPGEGRGYPSSGAHSPRAGSISPGSPPYPQSRKLSYEIPAEEGGNRYPLPGHLAPAGPLASAESPEPVSWREGPSGHSTLPRSPRDAQGSASSELSGPSTPLHTSSPVQGKESTRRQDTRSPTLAPTQRLSPGEAVPSVSQGGAEKAPELPARSGPEPPAPGPFSPASPPSSPNDWPQEKSPGCHSDSASPRGSVPTTLPGLRHAPWQGLRDPPDSPDGSPLTPVPTQMPWLVASPEPPQSSPTPAFPLAASYDINGPTQPPLPEKRHLLGPGQQPGPWGPEQASPPARGTSHHVTFAPLLLDNAPQPPEPPMQESQSNVKFVQDTSKFWYKPHLSRDQAIALLKDKDPGAFLIRDSHSFQGAYGLALKVATPPPSAQPWKGDPLEQLVRHFLIETGPKGVKIKGCPSEPYFGSLSALVSQHSISPLSLPCCLRIPSKDPLEEAPEAPVPSNMSTAADLLRQGAACSVLYLTSVETESLTGPQAVARASSAALSCSPRPTPAVVHFKVSAQGITLTDNQRKLFFRRHYPVNSITFSSTDPQDRRWTNPDGTTSKIFGFVAKKPGSPWENVCHLFAELDPDQPAGAIVTFITKVLLGQRK; via the exons CCCCAAG GTCCAGGACTTCGGCTGGCCTGAGCTGCATGCGCCCCCGCTGGACAAGCTGTGCTCCATCTGCAAAGCCATGGAGACGTGGCTCAGCGCCGACCCGCAGCATGTAGTCGTACTGTACTGCAAG GGGAGCAAGGGCAAGCTTGGCGTCATCGTCTCTGCCTATATGCACTACAGCAAGATCTCTGCAGG GGCGGACCAGGCGCTGGCTACTCTTACCATGCGGAAGTTCTGTGAGGACAAGGTGGCCGCGGAGCTGCAGCCCTCCCAGCGCCG GTACATCAGCTACTTCAGTGGTCTGCTGTCCGGCTCCATCAGAATGAACAGCAGCCCTCTCTTCCTGCACTATGTGCTCGTGCCCATGCTGCCAGCCTTTGAACCTGGCACAG GCTTCCAGCCCTTCCTGAAGATCTACCAGTCCATGCAGCTTGTCTACACATCAGGAATCTA tcACGTTGCAGGCCCAGGTCCCCAGCAGCTTTGCATTAGCCTGGAGCCAGCCCTCCTCCTGAAAGGCGATGTCATG GTGACATGCTATCACAAGGCTAGCCGGGGGACAGACCGGACCCTTGTGTTCCGAGTCCAGTTCCACACATGCACCATCCATGGACCACGGCTCGCCTTCCCCAAGGATCAGCTGGACGAGGCCTGGACTG ACGAGAGGTTCCCCTTCCAAGCATCCGTGGAGTTTGTCTTCTCCTCCAGCCCAGAGAAGATCAAAG GCAGCACCCCACGGAATGACCCTTCAGTCTCTGTTGACTACAACACTGCGGAGCCCGCTGTGCGCTGGGACTCCTATGAGAACTTCAACCAGCACCATGAGGACAGCGTGGACG ACTCCCCCACCCATACCCTGGGACCCCTGGATGGCAGTCCATATGCCCAGGTGCAGCGGGCCCCCCGCCAGGCTCTGCCGGCGCCCTCTCCGGAACCACCTCCACCCCCGCTGCTCTCTGTCAGCAGCGACTCTGGCCACTCATCCACGCTGACCACGGAGCCGGCCACCGAGTCCCCTGGCCGGCCGCCCCCGACGGCTGCTGAACGGCAGGAGCTCGATCGCCTCCTGGGAGGCTGCGGAGTGGCCAGTGGGGGCCGGGGAGCTGGGCGCGAGACGGCCATCCTCGATGACGAAGAGCAGCCCCCCGCGGGTGGAGGCCCCCACCTCGGAATGTACGCAGGCCACAGACCTGGCCTTAGCCGCCACTGCTCCTGCCGCCAGGGCTACCGGGAACCCTGCGGGGTCCCCAATGGGGGCTACTATCGGCCAGAGGGAACCCTGGAGAGGCGGCGGCTGGCCTATGCAGGCTATGAGGGCCCCCCCCAGGGCTATGCTGAGGCCTCCGTGGAGAAGAGGCGCCTCTGCCGATCGCTGTCCGAGGGGCCCTACCCCTACCCACCTGAGCTGGGGAAACCGGCCAACGGGGACTTTGGCTACCGCTCCCCAGGCTACCGGGAGGTGGTGATCCTGGAGGACCCCGGGCTGCCTGCCCTGTGCTCATGCCCCGCTTGCGAGGAGAAGCTGGCAGTGCCCACAGCAGCCCTCTATGGGCTGCggctggagagggaggctggagaggggtggGCGACTGAGGCTGGCAAGCCTCTCTTACACCCGGTGCGGCCTGGGCACCCGCTGCCCCTGCTGGTGCCTGCCTGCGGGCATCACCATGCCCCGATGCCTGACTACAGCTGCCTGAAGCCACCCAAAGCAGGCGAGGAAGGGCATGAGGGCTGCTCCTACACCATGTGCCCTGAAGGCAGGTATGGGCATCCAGGGTACCCTGCCCTGGTGACATACAGCTATGGAGGAGCAGTTCCCAGTTACTGCCCGGCCTACGGCCGGGTGCCTCACAGCTGCGGGTCTCCAGGCGAGGGCAGAGGGTATCCCAGCTCCGGTGCCCACTCCCCACGGGCTGGCTCCATTTCCCCGGGCAGCCCGCCCTACCCCCAATCCAGGAAGCTGAGCTACGAGATccctgcagaggagggagggaacaggtATCCGCTGCCCGGGCACCTGGCCCCAGCAGGACCCTTGGCATCTGCAG AGTCGCCTGAGCCAGTGTCCTGGAGGGAGGGCCCCAGCGGACACAGCACCCTGCCTCGGTCTCCCCGAGATGCCCAGGGCAGTGCCTCTTCTGAGTTGTCTGGTCCCTCCACGCCCCTGCACACCAGCAGCCCAGTCCAGGGCAAGGAGAG CACCCGACGGCAGGACACCCGGTCCCCGACCTTGGCGCCCACTCAGAGACTGAGTCCTGGTGAGGCTGTGCCATCTGTTTCCCAGGGAGGCGCTGAAAAGGCTCCAGAGCTGCCGGCAAGAAGTGGGCCTGagcctccagcccctggcccctTCTCGCCAGCCTCCCCACCCAGCTCACCCAATGACTGGCCTCAAGAGAAAAGCCCAGGGTGCCACTCGGACAGTGCCAGTCCAAGGGGCTCTGTGCCCACCACACTGCCCGGCCTCCGCCATGCCCCTTGGCAGGGACTTCGAGACCCCCCAGACAGCCCGGATGGGTCCCCACTCACTCCTGTGCCTACCCAGATGCCCTGGCTTGTGGCCAGCCCAGAGCCACCTCAGAGCTCACCTACACCTGCCTTCCCACTGGCTGCATCTTATGACATCAatggccccacccagcccccacttCCCGAGAAACGCCACCTGTTGGGGCCTGGGCAACAGCCAGGAccctggggcccagagcaggcatCACCACCAGCCAGAGGCACCAGTCACCATGTCACCTTTGCACCTCTGCTCCTGGATaatgccccccaacccccag AGCCCCCTATGCAAGAGAGCCAGAGCAACGTCAAGTTTGTCCAGGATACGTCCAAGTTCTGGTACAAACCACACCTGTCCCGTGACCAAG CCATCGCCCTGCTGAAGGACAAGGACCCTGGGGCATTCCTGATCAGGGACAGTCATTCATTCCAAGGAGCCTATGGACTGGCTCTCAAGGTGGCTACACCCCCACCCAGCGCCCAGCCCTGGAAAG GGGATCCCTTGGAACAGCTGGTCCGCCATTTTCTCATTGAGACTGGGCCCAAGGGGGTGAAGATCAAGGGCTGCCCCAGCGAGCCCTACTTTG GCAGCCTGTCGGCCCTGGTCTCCCAGCACTCCATCTCCCCGCTGTCCCTGCCCTGCTGCCTGCGCATTCCCAGCAAAG ATCCTCTGGAGGAGGCCCCAGAGGCCCCAGTGCCCAGCAACATGAGCACAGCGGCAGACCTCCTGCGTCAGGGCGCCG CCTGCAGCGTGCTCTACCTGACCTCAGTGGAGACCGAGTCACTGACAGGCCCCCAGGCAGTGGCGCGGGCCAGCTCCGCAGCTCTGAGCTGCAGTCCCCGCCCGACACCTGCCGTTGTCCACTTCAAGGTCTCAGCCCAGGGCATCACGCTGACGGACAACCAAAGGAA GCTCTTCTTTCGCCGCCATTATCCAGTGAACAGCATCACCTTCTCCAGCACTGACCCTCAGGACCGGAG ATGGACCAACCCTGACGGGACCACCTCCAA GATCTTTGGTTTCGTGGCCAAGAAGCCAGGAAGCCCCTGGGAGAATGTGTGTCACCTCTTCGCAGAGCTTGACCCAGATCAGCCTGCAGGCGCCATCGTCACCTTCATCACCAAAGTTCTACTGGGccagagaaaatga
- the TNS2 gene encoding tensin-2 isoform X6 → MRKFCEDKVAAELQPSQRRYISYFSGLLSGSIRMNSSPLFLHYVLVPMLPAFEPGTGFQPFLKIYQSMQLVYTSGIYHVAGPGPQQLCISLEPALLLKGDVMVTCYHKASRGTDRTLVFRVQFHTCTIHGPRLAFPKDQLDEAWTDERFPFQASVEFVFSSSPEKIKGSTPRNDPSVSVDYNTAEPAVRWDSYENFNQHHEDSVDDSPTHTLGPLDGSPYAQVQRAPRQALPAPSPEPPPPPLLSVSSDSGHSSTLTTEPATESPGRPPPTAAERQELDRLLGGCGVASGGRGAGRETAILDDEEQPPAGGGPHLGMYAGHRPGLSRHCSCRQGYREPCGVPNGGYYRPEGTLERRRLAYAGYEGPPQGYAEASVEKRRLCRSLSEGPYPYPPELGKPANGDFGYRSPGYREVVILEDPGLPALCSCPACEEKLAVPTAALYGLRLEREAGEGWATEAGKPLLHPVRPGHPLPLLVPACGHHHAPMPDYSCLKPPKAGEEGHEGCSYTMCPEGRYGHPGYPALVTYSYGGAVPSYCPAYGRVPHSCGSPGEGRGYPSSGAHSPRAGSISPGSPPYPQSRKLSYEIPAEEGGNRYPLPGHLAPAGPLASAESPEPVSWREGPSGHSTLPRSPRDAQGSASSELSGPSTPLHTSSPVQGKESTRRQDTRSPTLAPTQRLSPGEAVPSVSQGGAEKAPELPARSGPEPPAPGPFSPASPPSSPNDWPQEKSPGCHSDSASPRGSVPTTLPGLRHAPWQGLRDPPDSPDGSPLTPVPTQMPWLVASPEPPQSSPTPAFPLAASYDINGPTQPPLPEKRHLLGPGQQPGPWGPEQASPPARGTSHHVTFAPLLLDNAPQPPEPPMQESQSNVKFVQDTSKFWYKPHLSRDQAIALLKDKDPGAFLIRDSHSFQGAYGLALKVATPPPSAQPWKGDPLEQLVRHFLIETGPKGVKIKGCPSEPYFGSLSALVSQHSISPLSLPCCLRIPSKDPLEEAPEAPVPSNMSTAADLLRQGAACSVLYLTSVETESLTGPQAVARASSAALSCSPRPTPAVVHFKVSAQGITLTDNQRKLFFRRHYPVNSITFSSTDPQDRRWTNPDGTTSKIFGFVAKKPGSPWENVCHLFAELDPDQPAGAIVTFITKVLLGQRK, encoded by the exons ATGCGGAAGTTCTGTGAGGACAAGGTGGCCGCGGAGCTGCAGCCCTCCCAGCGCCG GTACATCAGCTACTTCAGTGGTCTGCTGTCCGGCTCCATCAGAATGAACAGCAGCCCTCTCTTCCTGCACTATGTGCTCGTGCCCATGCTGCCAGCCTTTGAACCTGGCACAG GCTTCCAGCCCTTCCTGAAGATCTACCAGTCCATGCAGCTTGTCTACACATCAGGAATCTA tcACGTTGCAGGCCCAGGTCCCCAGCAGCTTTGCATTAGCCTGGAGCCAGCCCTCCTCCTGAAAGGCGATGTCATG GTGACATGCTATCACAAGGCTAGCCGGGGGACAGACCGGACCCTTGTGTTCCGAGTCCAGTTCCACACATGCACCATCCATGGACCACGGCTCGCCTTCCCCAAGGATCAGCTGGACGAGGCCTGGACTG ACGAGAGGTTCCCCTTCCAAGCATCCGTGGAGTTTGTCTTCTCCTCCAGCCCAGAGAAGATCAAAG GCAGCACCCCACGGAATGACCCTTCAGTCTCTGTTGACTACAACACTGCGGAGCCCGCTGTGCGCTGGGACTCCTATGAGAACTTCAACCAGCACCATGAGGACAGCGTGGACG ACTCCCCCACCCATACCCTGGGACCCCTGGATGGCAGTCCATATGCCCAGGTGCAGCGGGCCCCCCGCCAGGCTCTGCCGGCGCCCTCTCCGGAACCACCTCCACCCCCGCTGCTCTCTGTCAGCAGCGACTCTGGCCACTCATCCACGCTGACCACGGAGCCGGCCACCGAGTCCCCTGGCCGGCCGCCCCCGACGGCTGCTGAACGGCAGGAGCTCGATCGCCTCCTGGGAGGCTGCGGAGTGGCCAGTGGGGGCCGGGGAGCTGGGCGCGAGACGGCCATCCTCGATGACGAAGAGCAGCCCCCCGCGGGTGGAGGCCCCCACCTCGGAATGTACGCAGGCCACAGACCTGGCCTTAGCCGCCACTGCTCCTGCCGCCAGGGCTACCGGGAACCCTGCGGGGTCCCCAATGGGGGCTACTATCGGCCAGAGGGAACCCTGGAGAGGCGGCGGCTGGCCTATGCAGGCTATGAGGGCCCCCCCCAGGGCTATGCTGAGGCCTCCGTGGAGAAGAGGCGCCTCTGCCGATCGCTGTCCGAGGGGCCCTACCCCTACCCACCTGAGCTGGGGAAACCGGCCAACGGGGACTTTGGCTACCGCTCCCCAGGCTACCGGGAGGTGGTGATCCTGGAGGACCCCGGGCTGCCTGCCCTGTGCTCATGCCCCGCTTGCGAGGAGAAGCTGGCAGTGCCCACAGCAGCCCTCTATGGGCTGCggctggagagggaggctggagaggggtggGCGACTGAGGCTGGCAAGCCTCTCTTACACCCGGTGCGGCCTGGGCACCCGCTGCCCCTGCTGGTGCCTGCCTGCGGGCATCACCATGCCCCGATGCCTGACTACAGCTGCCTGAAGCCACCCAAAGCAGGCGAGGAAGGGCATGAGGGCTGCTCCTACACCATGTGCCCTGAAGGCAGGTATGGGCATCCAGGGTACCCTGCCCTGGTGACATACAGCTATGGAGGAGCAGTTCCCAGTTACTGCCCGGCCTACGGCCGGGTGCCTCACAGCTGCGGGTCTCCAGGCGAGGGCAGAGGGTATCCCAGCTCCGGTGCCCACTCCCCACGGGCTGGCTCCATTTCCCCGGGCAGCCCGCCCTACCCCCAATCCAGGAAGCTGAGCTACGAGATccctgcagaggagggagggaacaggtATCCGCTGCCCGGGCACCTGGCCCCAGCAGGACCCTTGGCATCTGCAG AGTCGCCTGAGCCAGTGTCCTGGAGGGAGGGCCCCAGCGGACACAGCACCCTGCCTCGGTCTCCCCGAGATGCCCAGGGCAGTGCCTCTTCTGAGTTGTCTGGTCCCTCCACGCCCCTGCACACCAGCAGCCCAGTCCAGGGCAAGGAGAG CACCCGACGGCAGGACACCCGGTCCCCGACCTTGGCGCCCACTCAGAGACTGAGTCCTGGTGAGGCTGTGCCATCTGTTTCCCAGGGAGGCGCTGAAAAGGCTCCAGAGCTGCCGGCAAGAAGTGGGCCTGagcctccagcccctggcccctTCTCGCCAGCCTCCCCACCCAGCTCACCCAATGACTGGCCTCAAGAGAAAAGCCCAGGGTGCCACTCGGACAGTGCCAGTCCAAGGGGCTCTGTGCCCACCACACTGCCCGGCCTCCGCCATGCCCCTTGGCAGGGACTTCGAGACCCCCCAGACAGCCCGGATGGGTCCCCACTCACTCCTGTGCCTACCCAGATGCCCTGGCTTGTGGCCAGCCCAGAGCCACCTCAGAGCTCACCTACACCTGCCTTCCCACTGGCTGCATCTTATGACATCAatggccccacccagcccccacttCCCGAGAAACGCCACCTGTTGGGGCCTGGGCAACAGCCAGGAccctggggcccagagcaggcatCACCACCAGCCAGAGGCACCAGTCACCATGTCACCTTTGCACCTCTGCTCCTGGATaatgccccccaacccccag AGCCCCCTATGCAAGAGAGCCAGAGCAACGTCAAGTTTGTCCAGGATACGTCCAAGTTCTGGTACAAACCACACCTGTCCCGTGACCAAG CCATCGCCCTGCTGAAGGACAAGGACCCTGGGGCATTCCTGATCAGGGACAGTCATTCATTCCAAGGAGCCTATGGACTGGCTCTCAAGGTGGCTACACCCCCACCCAGCGCCCAGCCCTGGAAAG GGGATCCCTTGGAACAGCTGGTCCGCCATTTTCTCATTGAGACTGGGCCCAAGGGGGTGAAGATCAAGGGCTGCCCCAGCGAGCCCTACTTTG GCAGCCTGTCGGCCCTGGTCTCCCAGCACTCCATCTCCCCGCTGTCCCTGCCCTGCTGCCTGCGCATTCCCAGCAAAG ATCCTCTGGAGGAGGCCCCAGAGGCCCCAGTGCCCAGCAACATGAGCACAGCGGCAGACCTCCTGCGTCAGGGCGCCG CCTGCAGCGTGCTCTACCTGACCTCAGTGGAGACCGAGTCACTGACAGGCCCCCAGGCAGTGGCGCGGGCCAGCTCCGCAGCTCTGAGCTGCAGTCCCCGCCCGACACCTGCCGTTGTCCACTTCAAGGTCTCAGCCCAGGGCATCACGCTGACGGACAACCAAAGGAA GCTCTTCTTTCGCCGCCATTATCCAGTGAACAGCATCACCTTCTCCAGCACTGACCCTCAGGACCGGAG ATGGACCAACCCTGACGGGACCACCTCCAA GATCTTTGGTTTCGTGGCCAAGAAGCCAGGAAGCCCCTGGGAGAATGTGTGTCACCTCTTCGCAGAGCTTGACCCAGATCAGCCTGCAGGCGCCATCGTCACCTTCATCACCAAAGTTCTACTGGGccagagaaaatga